The following are encoded together in the Triticum dicoccoides isolate Atlit2015 ecotype Zavitan chromosome 6B, WEW_v2.0, whole genome shotgun sequence genome:
- the LOC119321435 gene encoding uncharacterized protein LOC119321435 gives MEASAGRSTSTETQAPKELEMSAPMDRDGTHEEQVPQTESEFKSEMGAGSVMGSDTNEGTSTIKSAELIIEPADRSPSNTIARLEQCSVQDDTDHGRMDRGKSGTLLTMNEKDKAAEEMAHEAEMFALYIESWESEWSKTCGSFTDQTVLSSTCFVHYTPGRMPRIRCGSTPDTLQVFSVKLAEITGGLQWPLSVYGVVAARDTVDHNRNLIFSCDRSHAQELKQDDNFLHLIGPSRAIVFEDMLDFEIQLKVKGTTQSEDEALIRHVCSYAGGGYGPGVTIGNCFCKLELCLQRVTRSVQATIVSVQVVKGSWPFEYGGRVACYSLSGEFMPTERGVVRVIDPSSSQIVLQDTKDGAELKGFHGYVHLSRRLVSVEIRGMLDVEIQAYSKSGDTATRGHVRLLPKLCNISQEKCDLDGAEVVVTVAWSLIPTDKRDIMAEGWSGGKVI, from the exons ATGGAGGCATCAGCCGGCAGATCAACGAGCACAGAGACGCAGGCGCCCAAGGAATTGGAGATGTCGGCGCCGATGGATCGGGATGGTACCCACGAGGAGCAGGTGCCGCAGACCGAGTCTGAATTCAAATCAGAGATGGGGGCAGGGTCAGTGATGGGTTCAGACACCAACGAGGGGACGTCCACCATCAAATCAGCCGAGTTGATAATTGAACCTGCAGATCGCAGCCCCAGCAATACAATTGCCAGATTGGAACAGTGCTCCGTCCAAGATGATACCGATCATGGCAGGATGGACAGAGGCAAATCAGGCACACTGTTGACCATGAATGAGAAGGATAAGGCCGCTGAGGAGATGGCTCACGAGGCGGAGATGTTCGCTTTGTACATTGAGAGTTGGGAATCTGAATGGAGCAAAACCTGCGGTTCCTTCACAGACCAAA CGGTGCTGAGTTCCACGTGTTTTGTGCACTATACACCTGGACGCATGCCACGGATCCGTTGTGGGTCTACCCCCGACACCTTGCAGGTCTTCTCCGTCAAGCTTGCAGAAATAACCGGTGGCCTCCAGTGGCCATTGTCTGTGTATGGCGTGGTTGCCGCACGAGACACCGTGGATCACAACCGCAACCTTATCTTCTCTTGCGATAGGAGCCACGCCCAAGAACTGAAACAGGAT GATAATTTTTTGCACTTGATTGGCCCGTCCCGTGCAATTGTGTTTgaggacatgctcgacttcgaaatCCAACTAAAAGTGAAAGGTACAACCCAGTCTGAAGATGAAGCATTGATCAGACATGTATGCAGTTACGCGGGAGGAGGATACGGCCCTGGTGTAACTATTGGGAACTGTTTTTGCAAACTAGAGTTATGCCTGCAGCGAGTTACTCGATCGGTCCAGGCCACTATCGTGAGTGTCCAGGTTGTGAAAGGGTCATGGCCCTTTGAATATGGCGGACGAGTTGCCTGCTACTCGCTGTCAGGGGAATTTATGCCCACCGAGAGGGGAGTTGTTCGTGTTATTGATCCCTCGTCTAGCCAAATTGTGCTGCAGGATACAAAAGATGGAGCGGAACTGAAAGGTTTTCATGGTTATGTGCATCTTTCGAGGCGACTTGTTTCGGTAGAGATTAGAGGGATGTTGGATGTTGAGATACAAGCCTACTCCAAATCTGGTGATACCGCTACACGAGGTCATGTCCGTCTCCTGCCCAAACTTTGCAACATAAGCCAAGAGAAATGTGACCTAGATGGCGCTGAGGTAGTGGTTACTGTTGCTTGGTCTCTTATCCCTACAGACAAGCGAGACATCATGGCAGAGGGATGGAGCGGAGGGAAGGTTATTTGA
- the LOC119325187 gene encoding cytochrome c oxidase copper chaperone 2-like, which translates to MGSTEAPTPVQAPVCSIVNEGPAAPAACSIVNEAAAPATDSKPKKKICCACPDTKRLRDECIVKHGESACTKWIEAHKQCLRAEGFKV; encoded by the coding sequence ATGGGTAGCACTGAAGCCCCAACGCCCGTGCAGGCACCTGTGTGCTCCATTGTGAACGAAGGCCCAGCAGCTCCGGCTGCTTGCTCCATTGTGAACGAAGCAGCAGCTCCTGCCACTGACTCGAAGCCGAAGAAGAAGATATGCTGCGCTTGCCCCGACACCAAAAGGCTCAGAGATGAATGCATCGTCAAGCACGGGGAGTCTGCgtgcaccaagtggatcgaggctcacAAACAGTGCCTCCGTGCCGAGGGGTTCAAGGTCTGA
- the LOC119321438 gene encoding uncharacterized protein LOC119321438: protein MEDSFLRLIGPSRAIVLTDIVDIEIQLKVKGPTMSQDKALISYVANYSGGGLGVSTLCIDNCLCTLELCLQHVKRTVQATILSVQVVKCGSWPFEYGGRVACSSASRETVVTDSGVTCAINPSSSQIVMLESKDGAMLKGLNGHIYLPRQVVSVEIEGVLDIAIEAYTKSGDIGAQGRICFAPQVCNISQDKFAIADVEVMITIAWSLVPTSKREIVAQRQFL, encoded by the exons ATGGAG GATTCTTTTTTGCGCTTAATTGGGCCATCACGTGCAATTGTGTTAACAGACATAGTTGACATTGAAATCCAACTGAAAGTGAAAGGTCCAACAATGTCTCAAGATAAAGCATTGATCAGCTATGTCGCCAATTATAGTGGAGGAGGTCTTGGCGTATCGACCCTTTGCATTGATAATTGTTTGTGTACACTGGAGTTATGCTTGCAGCATGTCAAACGAACAGTCCAGGCTACCATCTTGAGTGTCCAAGTTGTCAAGTGTGGTTCATGGCCGTTTGAATATGGTGGCCGAGTTGCTTGCTCCTCAGCTTCACGGGAAACGGTGGTCACTGATAGTGGAGTCACTTGTGCTATTAATCCCTCATCTAGCCAAATTGTAATGCTTGAATCAAAAGATGGAGCAATGCTGAAAGGTCTTAATGGTCACATATACCTGCCGAGGCAAGTTGTTTCTGTAGAAATTGAAGGAGTGTTGGACATTGCCATAGAAGCCTACACAAAATCTGGTGATATCGGTGCACAGGGTCGTATTTGTTTCGCGCCCCAGGTTTGCAACATAAGCCAGGATAAATTTGCCATTGCTGATGTTGAGGTGATGATTACGATTGCTTGGTCCCTTGTCCCTACAAGCAAAAGGGAAATTGTGGCACAACGACAGTTTCTCTAA